A portion of the Fibrobacter sp. UWB4 genome contains these proteins:
- a CDS encoding DUF58 domain-containing protein has product MADKELLDKEVLKTVSRIELSVRGTLDTVMTGAYHSSFKGNGMEFSEVREYMPGDDVRTIDWNVTARTGTPYVKKFIEEREMTMLLMVDASSSSEFGSGKQMKGEVMATLTALLAFAAIKNNDKVGLLIYTDQVELFIPPEKGRKHVLRLIREILYFKPQHHGTNTQVALEYAGKILNRKAVVVVMSDFLDEGFENAFKILRKRHDVLAVSVVDPREMELPPAGLVELEDPETGETLLIDTGDAAFREAFAREAKRQGKATKELFQRMSIDFVRIETHDDFKETVAPLIEHFRRRAKAARL; this is encoded by the coding sequence ATGGCCGATAAAGAATTGCTTGATAAAGAAGTTTTAAAGACCGTTAGCCGCATTGAACTTTCTGTGCGCGGCACACTCGACACCGTGATGACCGGAGCTTACCACAGTTCCTTCAAAGGGAACGGTATGGAATTCAGCGAAGTCCGCGAATACATGCCCGGTGATGACGTGCGCACAATTGACTGGAACGTGACCGCCCGAACCGGTACACCTTACGTCAAGAAGTTCATCGAAGAACGCGAAATGACCATGCTCCTCATGGTCGATGCATCCAGCAGCTCCGAATTTGGTTCTGGCAAGCAAATGAAGGGCGAAGTCATGGCAACGCTCACGGCTCTCCTCGCATTCGCCGCCATCAAGAACAACGACAAAGTCGGTCTCCTCATTTACACCGACCAAGTCGAACTTTTTATTCCGCCCGAAAAAGGCCGCAAGCATGTACTGCGCCTCATCCGCGAAATTCTCTACTTCAAGCCGCAACATCATGGTACCAACACGCAAGTCGCCTTGGAATACGCCGGCAAGATTTTGAACCGCAAGGCTGTCGTCGTTGTGATGAGCGACTTCTTGGATGAAGGTTTCGAAAACGCATTCAAGATTTTGCGCAAGCGACATGACGTTCTCGCCGTGTCCGTCGTGGATCCGCGTGAAATGGAACTCCCGCCCGCAGGCCTTGTAGAACTCGAAGACCCCGAAACCGGTGAAACGCTTTTAATCGACACTGGCGATGCCGCCTTCCGTGAAGCATTCGCCCGTGAGGCAAAGCGCCAAGGCAAAGCCACCAAGGAACTCTTCCAGCGCATGTCCATTGACTTTGTCCGCATCGAGACTCACGACGACTTCAAGGAAACCGTTGCCCCGCTTATTGAGCACTTCCGCCGCCGCGCGAAAGCTGCACGACTCTAA
- a CDS encoding TonB-dependent receptor codes for MTTTMMNTNITTITNTSMIMNKSLIRAAMGSLLCGGFLSFAYAQEFVQDLGNSTVIAEQSSETILNGLREDEILKDEKLDRKVSTTIAETIKNAPDIAIRSMGPAAARPVIKGLSGSHVTLTEDGSFCGDMSATSPDHAVASEVLTAHKLRITRGPQILAQSFAAAGGVIHVKHQDIPFDDSLFHGYIANYAETGQPGFATVINANANVLGVSLKGEVSARNMGDMETAKGTLKNTEIENRSFAVGAAYSLDRFKFGASFRSFNSDYGIPGGFIGGHPNGVDIELFKRDLTLQGMYIPATSPDTLNVIFRYNQYHHKEFETKKYVGAEFAVNQANLRIEKFIANSGPFFGIRLGGELDNRSVEMGGYVFTPPTNSYAASLFSIASLNGWNGLEITLSARLGGTFFRPRESVVADKDAIEDRNFALWAFAAEFSQIVAPGKFLTLDVFRTTRSPTIEELYNQGPHLAAYTYERGYHKLDAESGYGAELEFRDYGEHFNWRASTHITWFLNHLAPRATGDTNWSQLLPIYQVSGDDALLMGANASIETSAEQGFYAQAGASYVCGFYQNENWSDMPQIPPFKFHGEVAYIWQHVRVGINTEFALAQNRLDRYEQRTPGYITFGALLEFHWALTHTNYSIILRGDNLFNADVRNHLSRLKSVMPEKGRNISILAKVEF; via the coding sequence ATGACGACGACGATGATGAACACGAACATCACCACGATCACGAACACGAGCATGATCATGAATAAAAGCCTTATTAGGGCTGCCATGGGGAGCCTCCTTTGCGGAGGCTTCCTTTCTTTTGCATACGCCCAAGAATTTGTCCAAGATTTAGGCAATTCAACAGTTATTGCCGAACAATCTAGCGAAACAATCTTAAACGGACTTCGCGAAGATGAAATTTTAAAAGACGAAAAGCTCGACCGCAAAGTTTCCACAACCATTGCAGAGACTATAAAAAACGCACCCGACATCGCCATCCGCTCCATGGGTCCTGCCGCAGCACGTCCCGTCATCAAAGGACTTTCCGGCAGTCACGTCACGCTTACCGAAGATGGTTCGTTTTGTGGAGACATGAGTGCCACCTCGCCCGATCATGCGGTCGCATCCGAAGTTTTAACCGCCCACAAATTACGTATCACACGCGGCCCACAAATTCTCGCACAATCTTTCGCCGCCGCCGGTGGCGTTATACACGTCAAGCATCAAGACATTCCGTTTGACGATTCACTTTTTCACGGCTACATCGCGAACTACGCCGAAACAGGGCAACCCGGATTTGCAACTGTCATAAACGCAAACGCTAACGTTCTCGGAGTTTCGCTCAAAGGTGAAGTTTCCGCGCGCAACATGGGCGACATGGAAACCGCCAAGGGCACACTTAAAAATACCGAAATCGAAAATCGAAGTTTCGCCGTCGGCGCCGCCTACAGTCTCGACCGTTTCAAATTCGGAGCATCGTTCCGCTCGTTCAATTCCGATTACGGCATTCCTGGCGGATTCATCGGTGGCCACCCCAACGGCGTAGACATTGAGCTTTTCAAGCGCGACCTCACCTTGCAAGGAATGTACATTCCAGCAACAAGCCCTGACACGCTCAACGTCATCTTCCGCTACAATCAATACCACCACAAGGAATTTGAGACAAAGAAATACGTCGGTGCAGAATTTGCGGTCAACCAAGCCAATTTGCGCATTGAAAAATTCATCGCCAATAGTGGTCCATTTTTCGGCATTCGCCTCGGCGGTGAACTCGACAACCGCTCTGTCGAAATGGGCGGTTACGTCTTTACGCCTCCAACAAATTCTTACGCCGCATCGCTATTTTCCATTGCAAGTTTAAATGGCTGGAACGGCCTAGAAATTACCTTGTCCGCACGACTTGGCGGAACATTCTTCAGGCCACGTGAAAGCGTCGTTGCAGACAAAGACGCCATCGAAGACCGCAACTTTGCACTATGGGCATTCGCAGCCGAATTTTCGCAAATCGTAGCCCCCGGGAAATTCCTGACTCTTGACGTATTCCGCACCACGCGCTCCCCGACCATCGAAGAACTTTACAACCAGGGTCCGCATCTCGCCGCCTACACATACGAACGAGGCTACCACAAGCTCGATGCCGAAAGTGGTTATGGAGCAGAACTTGAATTTCGCGATTACGGCGAACATTTCAACTGGCGAGCCTCTACGCACATCACGTGGTTCCTAAATCACCTTGCACCACGCGCCACCGGTGACACCAACTGGTCCCAGCTTTTGCCGATCTACCAAGTCAGCGGCGATGATGCACTACTCATGGGCGCAAACGCATCCATCGAGACTTCCGCAGAGCAGGGATTCTACGCCCAAGCAGGAGCAAGCTACGTTTGCGGTTTTTACCAGAACGAAAACTGGAGCGACATGCCACAAATCCCGCCATTCAAATTCCACGGTGAAGTTGCATACATTTGGCAGCATGTTCGCGTAGGCATCAACACAGAATTCGCACTCGCGCAAAACCGCCTAGACCGCTACGAACAACGCACCCCCGGCTACATCACGTTCGGTGCACTCCTAGAATTCCATTGGGCGCTTACACATACCAACTACAGCATCATCCTCCGTGGCGATAACTTGTTCAATGCCGATGTACGCAACCATCTTTCGCGCCTCAAATCCGTCATGCCCGAGAAAGGACGCAATATAAGCATCCTCGCCAAAGTCGAGTTCTAA
- a CDS encoding metal ABC transporter permease: MLDKLFFYLDFPFVRYAIIVGTLISLCSSLLGVTLVLKRYSYIGDGLSHVAFGALAIAAVLKVTNNMLIILPVTVIVAILLLCGSKDSRSGIQIKGDAAIAMVSAGALAIGYLLMNIFSSSANVAGDVCTTLFGSMSILTLKPTDVYLCVGLSAIVLVTFVLFYHKIFAITFDENFAQATGVNVNAFNLLIAIIIAAIIVLAMNLVGALLVSALVVFPSLSAMRVFKSFFSVTVAAAVISVICSLTGIIIAILAGTPVGSTIVAADIVAFFIFYIASFIRNRRT, translated from the coding sequence ATGCTTGACAAACTATTTTTCTACCTAGACTTCCCTTTTGTTCGTTACGCGATTATTGTCGGAACACTCATTTCGCTATGTTCCTCGCTTCTGGGCGTGACGCTCGTTCTCAAGCGGTATTCCTACATTGGCGACGGACTTTCGCATGTCGCATTCGGAGCGCTCGCAATCGCGGCAGTTCTTAAAGTTACGAACAACATGCTCATCATTTTGCCCGTAACCGTAATCGTTGCAATTTTACTCCTTTGTGGCAGCAAAGACTCGCGTTCGGGCATACAAATTAAAGGCGATGCCGCCATCGCCATGGTCTCGGCGGGGGCACTCGCTATCGGCTATTTGCTGATGAACATTTTCTCGTCATCGGCAAACGTCGCGGGCGATGTCTGCACAACGCTATTCGGCTCAATGTCCATTCTTACGCTCAAGCCGACAGATGTTTACCTTTGCGTCGGGCTTTCCGCAATTGTCCTCGTAACATTCGTCCTCTTTTACCACAAGATTTTTGCCATCACGTTTGACGAGAATTTTGCACAAGCCACAGGCGTTAACGTCAATGCATTCAATCTCCTTATTGCAATCATCATCGCAGCGATCATAGTCCTTGCCATGAATCTCGTTGGAGCGTTACTCGTTTCTGCGCTCGTCGTATTTCCATCGCTTTCCGCCATGCGGGTTTTCAAAAGCTTTTTCTCCGTGACCGTAGCCGCAGCTGTGATTTCCGTTATCTGTTCCCTCACCGGGATTATCATCGCCATTCTCGCCGGGACTCCCGTCGGTTCAACGATTGTCGCAGCCGATATCGTCGCATTCTTCATCTTTTATATAGCAAGTTTCATCCGCAACAGAAGAACGTAA
- a CDS encoding metal ABC transporter ATP-binding protein → MFLLKCNKLTLGYNNKDILHSFDYGIHSGEYLCIIGRNGCGKTTFLRGLAGVLRPKSGKIELCDNLRRNQIGYLPQITIAQKDFPASVEEIVLSAFQGKSLLLPFYGKALRKRASECLELTRTENLRKESFRELSGGQKQRVLLARALCAAERLLLLDEPVTGLDPESSQNMYSIIKDLHENKNMTIVMVTHDIEAAHSNATRILNFNELVH, encoded by the coding sequence ATGTTTCTGCTCAAGTGCAACAAATTAACACTGGGATACAACAACAAAGACATTCTTCACAGTTTTGATTACGGGATTCATTCCGGCGAATACCTCTGCATCATAGGCAGAAACGGCTGCGGAAAGACGACGTTCTTGCGCGGCCTCGCCGGTGTTTTGCGCCCGAAATCCGGGAAGATTGAGCTTTGCGACAATCTCAGGCGAAACCAAATCGGCTACTTGCCGCAAATCACGATAGCGCAAAAAGATTTCCCGGCATCTGTCGAAGAGATCGTTCTATCGGCATTTCAAGGGAAAAGCCTGCTGTTGCCATTTTACGGGAAAGCCCTCCGCAAGCGCGCAAGCGAGTGCTTAGAACTCACGCGGACAGAGAACCTGCGGAAAGAAAGTTTCCGCGAGCTTTCTGGCGGTCAAAAGCAGCGTGTGCTTCTGGCCAGGGCTTTGTGCGCGGCCGAGCGCCTGTTGCTTTTGGACGAACCCGTTACAGGACTTGATCCCGAATCATCGCAGAACATGTACAGCATTATCAAGGACCTTCACGAAAATAAGAACATGACGATCGTGATGGTCACGCACGACATTGAAGCCGCCCACAGCAACGCCACCCGTATTTTGAACTTTAACGAATTAGTGCATTAA
- a CDS encoding metal ABC transporter substrate-binding protein, whose translation MKKISFYSLVCAIFVAALFSLVACNDNPKSKIAKDHKISIITTIYPEYAWTKEILGTRTDSVNLTLLIKNGIDLHSYKPTAHDVAKIASADMVIYVGGESDEWIKDALIASPKKGRVEINLMEALGDRVKAEEIVEGMQAEEEHHHEHAEEHEHEHHDEHAEAHEHHHHDEEVENDEHVWLSLKNAEILVKKIAEELSKIDAVHASAYKQNAEAYIAQIQSLDAEYRTAVESAARKTVLFGDRFPFRYLVDDYGIKYYAAFVGCSAESEASFETIAFLAGKMDAESLPVIFTIENSNGKIAKAVLAASKKSQDAQILTINSMQSITEKQINDGINYISLMRANLENLKKALN comes from the coding sequence ATGAAAAAGATTTCATTTTATTCTTTGGTGTGCGCCATTTTTGTCGCAGCACTGTTTTCTCTCGTCGCCTGCAACGACAATCCAAAAAGCAAGATCGCCAAAGATCACAAAATTTCCATCATCACTACCATTTATCCTGAATATGCGTGGACAAAAGAAATTCTCGGAACGCGCACTGATTCCGTCAACCTCACCTTGCTCATCAAGAATGGTATCGATTTGCACAGTTACAAGCCCACGGCTCACGATGTCGCAAAGATTGCAAGTGCCGACATGGTCATTTACGTAGGCGGCGAATCTGACGAATGGATCAAAGACGCTCTCATCGCATCTCCCAAAAAGGGCCGCGTCGAAATCAATTTGATGGAAGCTCTTGGTGACCGCGTAAAAGCGGAGGAAATCGTCGAAGGCATGCAAGCCGAAGAAGAACACCACCACGAACACGCTGAAGAACACGAGCATGAACATCATGACGAACATGCCGAAGCTCACGAGCACCACCATCACGATGAAGAAGTTGAAAACGATGAACATGTCTGGCTCTCGCTGAAGAATGCCGAAATTCTCGTGAAGAAAATCGCCGAAGAACTTTCCAAAATTGACGCCGTTCACGCATCCGCCTACAAGCAAAACGCCGAAGCCTACATCGCTCAAATCCAGTCGCTTGACGCAGAATACCGCACCGCAGTAGAAAGCGCCGCCCGCAAGACCGTTCTTTTCGGCGATCGATTTCCTTTTCGCTATCTGGTGGACGATTATGGCATTAAGTATTATGCCGCGTTTGTTGGCTGTTCCGCCGAAAGCGAGGCTAGCTTTGAAACAATCGCATTCCTCGCAGGAAAAATGGACGCAGAATCGCTTCCGGTAATTTTCACGATTGAAAACAGCAACGGTAAAATCGCAAAGGCCGTTCTCGCCGCAAGTAAAAAATCCCAGGACGCACAAATTCTCACCATCAATTCAATGCAGTCTATCACAGAAAAGCAAATAAACGACGGTATCAATTACATATCGCTTATGAGAGCTAACTTAGAAAACTTGAAAAAGGCTTTGAACTGA
- a CDS encoding Hsp20/alpha crystallin family protein has product MMNTQILPNAFYGIQNFIDSLNAANAQGGCTYTPKADYYETEGGFALEVELPGVKKEDMDIQVEKNILTVKATRARKDEKFTYERSFRLADDIDTENIKVSLENGILKFDLTKKAQAAARKIAIA; this is encoded by the coding sequence ATGATGAACACACAGATCCTTCCGAACGCTTTCTATGGTATCCAGAACTTCATTGACAGCTTGAACGCCGCAAACGCACAGGGCGGATGCACTTACACGCCGAAGGCTGACTACTACGAAACCGAAGGCGGCTTTGCTCTCGAAGTCGAGCTTCCGGGTGTCAAGAAAGAAGACATGGACATCCAGGTCGAAAAGAATATCTTGACGGTCAAGGCTACCCGCGCACGCAAGGACGAAAAGTTCACTTACGAACGTAGCTTCCGCTTGGCAGACGATATCGATACCGAAAACATTAAAGTCTCCTTGGAAAACGGTATCCTGAAATTCGACCTTACCAAGAAAGCTCAGGCTGCAGCCCGCAAAATTGCCATTGCCTAA